In the Balaenoptera acutorostrata chromosome 16, mBalAcu1.1, whole genome shotgun sequence genome, cacacacacacacattcacatgtttacacacacacacagaggcagagcCCACATTCAAAAAACACACCAAACTCACTTTTACCCCAAGCATCAGTAAAGCCAATGACTCTTAGAGCTGGCTGTCCCCAAGAAGAACATTCGTTCTCTAGCCAGTGGGCCTCACCTaaagcagggagaggagagagcagagcTGATTTCATAGAAGCTCAAAACCCATCAACAGAAAAGCCCGGTGAGATCCCTTGGCCCAGCAAGATCCAACAAGTGTTCCAGCAAACACAATTCACTGAGGTgctctgtgaaaaatgaaattctgcagCCCAGGGAGTTTGGGAAACATAGCACACCATATCATCCCCTCTTGAGAATCACAATCCACTCTGGCATAGCCAAGGTTCTGAGAGGTCCTAAAGAAAAGATACTTGTTAAAGGTCACTTAACCCAGCATTTCATCAGCTAGATGATGtagatggatagacagacagacagacagagaggcagatgatagatgggagagagaaagagagagattgagattgaTTTTATAGTTACATAAATTCAACAGAACAGACTTTTAAATAACACGGATCCAGACCAAcgattttcattttataatgaagACTTGGGGGCTCAGAAAGggctttgcccaaggtcacactgctggtAAAAGGCAAAGCTGGTACTATAACCCAGGCTTCTAATGCTCTTTCCAATAGGCcgtttccttttctgtttaacTTTAACCCCCAGGACTTCTGGTAATCAAAGAGATGGATGCTATTTCCAAAATAGACCCTGGTGCTTGTGACTGCACTCAGTGAATTCACAGGGCTTCCCTCTCAAGTGTGCTCTCTGCTGGGGAAGGCACTCTTTCCTGCATCCCAGACTCCGGGCCCACCGTGGCGGGGTggcagggcccagggcagaggCCTGCAGGTGAGGGTGATGTTGAGCCCTGGCTCTGGGTACATGGATCCTGCTACTCTGCTGGAGCTGGGGAGGCGGGCTTCCTGATGTGTGTCCCCAAATGGGAACAGACACTTGCCAGGCTGTCCCCAGGGATGGGGTTGGAGAAAGGAAATCTGGGGCCTGACCTAGGCCTCGGGGCACCGCCTAGGCCTGGCACTGCTTCATGGGGCTCAGCTGCTAGAACCAGATCTGCCTTCCTGCCCCTGCTCCCTGGGCATCTCTGAGCTCCTGCAGCCACAGCGACCTCTACCCCACCGCATGCTCATGGTCCAGAAAGAGGCACGTTACCCTCAGTGGACGCTCAATGTCCACTGCTGCCCCCAACTATCGCTGTTACATGGCTACTTAATGCCTCACGCAGACACATCCTGTCTCCTTACAGCGCCTTCAGGATTGCTGGGTGCAGAGCAGGCCCTAATCTCTGCTAGCTTCCCAGGGACGAGGGCTGGGCTCTGCAGGGCACACACATGGATGGAAGAGTGCCTGGCAGGGTGTTCGGGGTTTGTAGCAACTCACCATGTCCGACAGCAAGATGAATTCCTGTTGGATATCTGTGGCATCAGGCAGAGAGTCATGGGGAGGAGCAGACTCGAGGGACCCCCAGGAAGCCACAGAGCCAGCCTGCTTTTCAGGGTCTCAGTCCCCCCCACCACACAATATAGGAGCTGAGGATGTAGGTGGACCCTTCTAGCTCTAAAACTCTGATGCGATTCTATTATAGAATCATAGAGAGGGGAAAGCCTAAGCCActttcttgtctttctcttctccagCCCTTTAGCATAGAAGGAATTGAACAAAGACTTGCAGGGAGGACGTAGCACCGGCGGCCAGGCTCAAACaatgccacccctcccccaactccaggCACCTTGTGGGAGTGTATCTGGCAAGACACACTTCAGACCCCACAGCCAGTGGTTTTTGATGCCCCAACCAAAGTCACATAAAATAGGAGACTCCACCGCAGTGACAGGCCCAGATAATCAGGATCAGGTATGGACAGGAAGCTGTAGGGTGACCGTCTCATCTCCTGATTTTTAGGCTGAGAGCCCGAGTGAGCCATTTATCGTCCTCaaatcccctccccaccccagaccttttAGACTGTGGCTTGAGCCCTCTGCAGTGAACAAACAGGGATGCCCCCAGCATCCTAGCCTGGGCTCCAGCCCtctctcccccactttccccaggCCCCATCCATCTCTGAGGCTTCTCTGCAGCTGAAATGGAGGGGGGGCGGATATGACACCAGAGGCCTGCCCTCTGTGGCACCAATGCCCACACTTCCCCCTTTGCCAGGGAGCAGGGCCACTTCCCTGAAGACGGAGCAGAACAGAGAGTTAATAGCAAGCAGTGTTTGTATCTGCCCCGTGTCTGGGACACACAGCCCAGTTCCTGGGGACCTGCCAGGGTGGCCTACTGTCTGGCACTGTTTGCCTTTGGGGCAATGGGTGCCTTGAGCAGGGAGGGACAAGGAGGCtgcagttgggggtgggggagcagggcACAGCCCGAGACCAGGCAGCCTTGGTGCCAAAGGCCATGGCTTCTGCCTCCCTTCCAGGCAAGGGTCGCTGGAGCCAAGGGCCTGCCCACCATCCTCTCTTCAGGATCAGAGGACCCGATGATGGTGGAAACTCCTTCCCACCTCTAACAAAACCCCTCAGAACCATGGTCTTCCTTCTCCCAGGCCCCTCAAAGCCCAGATAACTACTCAGGGTTCTACCCTCCCTAATAAGATAAGGAGATGCTGCAGGTGCTGCCCAGAGGGAACACCTGGAGGAGAGCTGAAGCCCTGCTTCTGGGGGCGTCCAGAGCTGGGCTGCACCTGTGTTGTAGGCAGCTGGCCTTACAAACCCATCTTCCCCCAAACCGTGACCTGTCACTTCTGACTGCCCCTCAAACCCAGCTCCTGGGGCAGTGTCTCTCCTTCACCAGCGCAGCGTCTGATTATACACATCCAAGAACTATTCCGCTCTTGGTCAGCTGCTTCTAACTGAATGTCACCCAGAGCTGTGGGAACCCTAAGcagtcacttcctctgggaagatGAGGGGCTGGATTCCTGGATCTCTAAGGACACTTCCAGCTTCAAAGTGCCATACCCGTAACCACAGGGCAGGGGTCTTAAGCCCTCCTGGACATCAGGACAGAACTTGATATTACAGGAATGCAACAGGAAGGACCCCAGCCTTCTGCCAGAGACAATGCAAGCCACCAACTAATACGTGGTTCCCTCTAGGTGTTTATACCACACTTGGTGCATAGACCTACTATGGGCTATATACCACATGTTGTGGATCATCACACTGTAAGGTGTGGTCCACATTTTGGAGTATATGGCACACTTTGTGCACGTACCATACTTGGGGGATATATACACTTTGAGGCATAACACACTTTAGGGCATAAAGACACTTTACAGCACATACACACTTTGTGTATATCTCCACACTTGGGATATATCCCATGCTCTGTGGATACAGCACACCTTGTGTAGAGACCTCACTTCTGGGAGCGTTCTGCAAAGTGTCAGGGACGTAACTCCGGCAAGGCTCCAGGGTGAAGAGTACAGACCCTAGAACCTGATGATGCTGCATGCAGTGCACTCCCACCACTGTGGttaaccttgagcaaatcacttgtcctctgagactcagtttcctcacctgttaaatggggatcataatagtacctacctcatggggtttGGGGGACGATTAAATGAAACGGAGCTTATTACAGACTTACCATCATGTCTAGCACAGGAGAAACACATGGTAAATGGCAGCTTTGTTATTGCTTGTACTTTTAAAGGTGTTTTATAATACATAGGTATCTTTGAATTTCCAATATACATAAATTCAGACATTCTCAGAGTCTTAATGCTTTTGAAAACTCAGATAACAGACAGaccatttaattcatatttatttcacatttgatctgtaaactttttatttaaaaaaaaaattccactgtcATTAGCAACATGTGCTGACATTAGTTTTTCTGTAGTGAAATAAGAGCACAGGCCTTAAAGAGTCTCTGTCTAAAACATGGGGAAACTTGGATGTAAACAAGgtctccaccctcctcccttgACTTTGGGAGTTCATTAATGACTTGATCTCAACCAGAAAAACAGGGAGGAAAAAATGGACAACACTTTGATAACTAAGAGCTCTTGGGGCAGGAACTGTACAGTTTGGCAGGCCCATttgtctcttcaaactgtttaCCTTGGGCAAATTGTATCAGGTTTGCTTCTTCCACATAATTTCCACTTCTCCGTGTCTAAAAACAGCAGGTAAAAGATTCCCCACAGTCAGcactttgggggagggaggggtgcacATACATACAAGATggaaacatacatatttttcaaGCAGTGGCCCccgaggaaaggagggaggggacactGGAAAGAGAAGGTTTTAAAGTGAGGTACTGGGCGAAGAACGATGCATCAGAGGATAATGGCTTTATACACAGGGCTGCTGCAAGGCAGAAAGGTTCATTTACTTCTGTCTTGCTCCATTATTGTAATATTTACATAGGAAAAGGCAATTATGCTGTTAGgcacaggggaaaaaatggacagaaatctTTTCCCCCTCAGGAAATCTCAAAGCAGGTCCAGTCCCAAGGGACAGTCACCAGTTGCTGGTGAAAAGGACACAGAGGGAGGTAATGACAACAGAAAAGGGCTCACATTGCAAAGAGGCTTGCCCTGAGCTAGCCACAATGTGTCTGCCTGGAGAGCATCTCCAACAGCCAGGATGACAACATCAAAAGCCAAGCGACATTGCGGACAACGTGTACTATCAAAAATAGTGTATATTTACAAGGGGGGGATGGGAGGGCGGGCAGGGCTGCCCTgagcttttgtttaaaaatagagtCGGGGGAGGAGGAGAGCCAGGGCTGGGTACCCCCATCTATTAACCCTTTGTGAGCCATCCCCTCTGGGCTCTCCTGCTTGCTCTGAACCACGGTGAGAGCTGGACCCAGGGGAGGTGAAAATACTTTTAGGAAACAATACTGATTTGGGGGCCCGCCCAAGAACCCAGGAAGATGCTCCGAGTGAGGAGCGGCCCTAAGAACAATTGGGGGGGGCGTGTGCCCCCACggtcccccacccacccccagccagtACTTTTCTCTGGTAGGAGAGTGCAGATGCCGTCAGGGCGCCGCAGAGCAACCCTCGGGCCAAGAAACTAGGAATAGGCAGGACCCGGGTTCGAAGAGCTGGGACTGCGTAGACGCGCCCCTGGATCCCAGCGGCCGCTGTCTGCGCGAGTCTGTTCGCGGGGCGCGGACTCCGCGCTCACACGATCCGCTTCCTGTCCACCCGGCAAAGGATCTTCTTGAAGGCGCGGCGGAAGTCGTGATTGAAGATGGTGTAGATGACCGGGTTCAGCGAGCTGTTGCAGTAGCCGAACCAGAAAAAGAACTTGAAGAGCGTGCGCGGCACCGAGCAGCCGACGGCCGTGAGCGTGTAGGTGAAGAAGAAAGGGAACCAGCACGCCACGAACACGCCGATGACCACCGCCAACACGAAGGTGAAGCGCTTCTCGCGGTTCTGCCGCCCGCGCCAGCGCGACGCCTTGGCGCCTCCGACGCGCTCCTCCCCGTGCCCGGCCGCGGGTGCCCCCGGCCCCGTCGCCCCTGGCCCGCGCCGCGGCAGGCTGTCCCCGGGCTTCACCTGGATCGCCCGGGCCTTACCCTTGGCCCGGGGGCCGCGCTCGGACCTGCGGGTCTCCGGGGGCCGATCGGCGTGCTCGGACGAGGAGCTCTCCTCGAGGTCCAGCGCGTCGGCGTCCCGCGGCCCTGCCGGCGTGGGCTCCCCCGGGGCACCGTTGAGCTGGGCCGGCAGCGACTCCGCCTCGGCGCCCACGGGGCCCACGCCGCGCTCCGGGCCCAAGCCGTTGGGTCTGCGCTTGGCGCCCCCCGGCAGCTTGGCGGCGGCATCAGGACCCCTGCGACTGGGCGGCACGCGGGTGCGGCGCTTGGCGATCTGGTAAATGCGCACGTAGACCAGGATCATGATGAGGCAGGGCGCGAAGAAGGAGCCGATGCACGACGAGATGACGTACCACTTCTGGTCATTGATCTCGCAGCGCGGTTCGGCCGGCTGCTGGCCACCAGTGCCTCCCTTCTTCTCGATGGAGATGAGCGGCGGGAAGGAGATGACGGCCGAGATGACCCACACGGTGACGATGATGGCCTTGATGCGGCGTGGCGTGCGCTTCAGGTTGTACTCTATGGCCTGGGTGATGGACCAGTAACGATCCAGGCTGATGGCGCACAGGTGCACGATGGACGACGTGCAGAAGAGCACGTCGAGCGCCAGGTAGATCTCACACCACGCCTTGCCGAAGTACCAGTAGCCCATGACCTCGTTGGCCAGCGAGAAAGGGATGACAAGCGTGGCCACCAGGATGTCGGCCGAGGCCAGAGACACCAGGAAGAGGTTCTGGGGCGCCTTGAGCGCGCGGCTTGTGAACACGGCAATGATGACAAGCACGTTACCGAACACCGTGAACAGCATGAGCAGGCCGGCCAGGCACACCAGCGTCAGCGTCACCTGCAGGGAGTAGGGGGTGGCCCGGGCGCCACCCCCTGGGGCTTCGGTCCCGTTCCAGCTAGCGTTGCTCGCGTCCGGCTGCAGGGAGCCCATGGGCGCGAAGCTGCCTTCGGCCAGCGGCTGCTCCTGGCGGAACATGAACGCGGGTGCCCGCTCGCCTAGGCCTGCTGCCAGCTGCCTTCCGGCCGGTGCCCGTtggtcctcctcttcctcctgcgcCCCGCTCGCCCCGCCGCGCCTCACATGGAGAAGCGGCCTCTGGGAGGCCGAGCCCGAGCTGGGGGACCGCTAACGGCCCATGGGCCCGGCTCCCGCGAACCGCGCCCGGCCCGCGCTTCGAGCGCTCGGGGTCGGCGCCTTCAAGCTCCCAGCTCCTAAGCACAGCCAAGTTTTATTTCTAAGCGGCGGGAGAGAGTAGGTCGAGCCGATGAGGAAAGAGGTTTATTCTTCAAGAAGAGAGAACAAAAATCATCGGTGGCCTGATGACTTGGAAGGATAACAGGAAATTAaatatatctctatctatatcTTTGACTCTTGAGCCTGAGCGAAAGCAAGAGGTCTTACCGTCTGCGGGGCCCGCCCCCACCCCGAGAGGCAGCCGAGGGGTGCTGATGCTGGCTTGGGGTCCTATGTCTGTCTCCTTACATCCCCGAAGCGATTACCGACTCTCTCGCTTCCCCCAGACGCTGCGGGGCTGGCGAGGCCCGGGCTGGGGCCAGGGTGCGGACTCTGCCGCCTCTCGGAGCGCCGCGGGACTTCCAAAGTTGCGTGCCCTGCAGGGGCTGGGGCGCAGCGCGCGGAGCTCGGAGGCGGCGGCGGGGTGAGGGGTGTGCGGGCCGCATGAAGGCGCCCCCGTCCTCAGGCGGGCCCGGGCGGGTGGGCGATCGGCCCTCCAGGAGCCGCGGCCGAGGCAGGGGGTCTCCTGGGCGTCGGCCCGGCGAGCTTCGGGCGCTGAGCGCAACGGGACAGCTGGGGTCCGAGGGCAGCGTGAGTTGGGGCAGGAGCGCAGGTCTTGGGGGAGAAGGTGCTGGGGGTGGCCGGGCGGCGGCGCGCCGGCTGCTGGGCGTCTGCACGGAAGCTGGGGCCGATGCTTCTCCGTGGCGCTCACGGTGGACTCGTTTTATAGCCCCAGGATCAAGCCGGCGTTGCCGAGCAGCCGGCGTCACCCCCACGTGGGAAGCCGACCCTCCCCCGCCCCTTGCGCCTCCCCTCCGCGGGTCTGGAGCCCGCGCCGGGCGCTGGACCCACTGGAACCCCGGCCCCCTGGCAAAACTGGCCCTTTGGGGAGGCGGGTACCTTAACCGAGGGATTTAAAGAGAGTGCCCGGGGAGTGGGGAGCGGTCCCTGCTGGGAATTGGCCAAGCATCTCTGGGACCGCCGAGCAGAACGCGTCGGGCACCCGGGAGTGCCCACATCGAGCTGAGTGGGACTCGGGAGGAAAGGGTGGGGGACCCCCGGCCGAATCGGGAGAAGCAACCACCGGTACGGGTCGCATCCGGAGCAGCCCCGCCCTGGGCCGGGCCACACTTTTCAGCAAGTGCTCCTGGCGGCGGGGCGAGTGGGGCTGGTGAGAGAGGAAGGCGCACGTCAGGATCCAACCCCTGGGGCGAAATGGGAAGCATCCCCCGGGGAGCGGGCCCCGCCAGAGTTCAGAGCTCCGCTCTGGGGAGAAACGGCCACTTGTAGTCCCAGCTGCAGAGCTGTCTGAGAGACACTAGCAGGCCGGATCTGAACCGCGCCCCCTAGACCGCGGTGAGGAGGGGTCCTGGAGCGGAGTCCGCGCGCGGCGGCAGAGCGAGGGCGCACTGACACCTGCCGGCCGCTTGCCGTCACCGCTGCGAAGCTACAGGCCAGCGCCTGTACCCTACTCCCGCCCCTGCAGTCCTTTGCCTACAGAGCCTTCTCCCATCTCAGGACAAATTTGTGTCCAAGCTCAGGAAAAAAGAACCCAGATTTCTAATTGCACTTTGTCATGTTGCAGAAATCTTCCTAAAGCATACACTCTTGTGTGTGTACCGTCTCCCCCAGCGAGAGTGAGGATTGGTCTGATAAAGTCACATCAGGAAGGGCGCTGCAGGCAACAGAGCCCAGGActggcaccccccccccccccaccccgactgGCACAGGGCAGCCCACCCTTCCCGCAGATCCGAGAGACCTGGATTCTGCCTGGCTGGTTGCTCTGCTCTGGCCTTCTCTGAACCATTGTGTCTTTGTTGAGGCCGGAAAGCTAGACTCCACCCCCCTCCACACCTCCATTTCGGATGCACACACGCGGCGTCTTTCAGTAAGGGGAGGATGCCGGCCAAGAGAAGAGAGAATATTTTCTATGTCCTCTCTGATAGGAATAGCATGGAGTGGGGGTGAGTGCAGTTTTCCTCTGCCTGCTAGATGTCCTGAGATAGATTTTAACGGCTGCTAGAGTACCAGCTTGCATTGTGCTAGCTGCACTTTTCAAATAAACAGCAGGCAGTTTAAGGGTGAAGCCCAGGAGGATAGGAACTGTCAGCAGGAGAAGGTTCGACCTAAAGAAAAATTGTCTTATTTAAGGACCTACTAAACCAAAATACCTTATGTAGTCAACTAAGCTGGAAGTTCCAAGGATTGAGCAGATTGCCTCTCTGCCCGGCAGGGTTCGGGCTCAGGGGCCGAGGACTAGATTAAGGACCTTGAGCATCACCCTCAACACCAGCTGATGTCTACAGCCCCCACCAGTGATACAGGCCAGTGATACAGTGATTGATGCTGTTGCTCTTGATGTAGATAGTCCTGAAGTCTGTACTTTTCAAAGTACTTCACAGGTGTCTTGTATGACTTGAGTACGTTTATCTCCCGATTTTTGCTCCAGTGGGATGACCTCCCTTTCCAGTCTTAATTCTGAAGAGCCTTTCTAATCCCCTTTTCTGGAGCATCTAAAGAAAGTTAAGGCAGAATTTCCTCCCTCTGTTGAGTCCATTCTTTTCCATCTTCTAACCAATTCTCAGCTCTGTATATTCTGTCAGGGGGCAGAGACATTGCACTAGGCTCAGTTGGAAATGTGGTTACACTCACCTTTGCACAGAAACTAGGAGCCCCAAACCTCAAGTATGAATGCTAAGAGAGCCAAAAACCAAAGCCCATGGCAATCTGGACTTCACTGTGTTGTTCCCAGACCTTAGGGACTGAGTTTTGAGAGGCCATCAACTCCCATCTCCACACCAGCTGCTGACACACATCTCTCCTTCCTATCTCATTTCAGaagcaaaaagggaaatgaaaacagaggcCACAGTGTTTTCCTTTCTTGGAATCTCTACTGCTAGCCTGTGTATGACACctcttgtcacattttctgaatgcTTCCCAAACAGCCAGTCATTTTCTTAATTCCTGGGTTTGGAAACTTTTCTCCTAAAATGGAAACAGGCTTTTCAAAGAGCTAGGGTCTCGGAGGCCAATACACcacaattattaataataacaatagctgcCTTTTGTTAAGTTCCTAGTATGCAACACATCCAGGGCTATATACAGAGCCCTCTTATATGCAGAGTTCTTCCTCTTGATACAAGTATCTTATCACCAAAGGCTCTGCCTCCTTAGTTTGACACTCATGGTCAGTATCTCTGAGCTTTAAAAagctgtgtggggcttccctggtggcgcagtggttgagaatctgcctgccaatgcagggtacatgggttcgagccctggtctgagaagatcccacatgccgcggagcaaccagacccatgagccgcaattactgagcctgcgcgtctggagcctgtgctctgcaacaagagaggccgtgacagtgagaggcctgtgcaccacgatgaagagtggcccctgctcgccacaactagagaaagccctcgcacagaaacgaacacccgacacagccataaataaaattaaaaaaaaaaaaaaaaaaaaaagctgtgtggatgccattatttatttatttatttatttattgctagaAGATTTAGTGTTGTGCTTGCTGAGTGATACAGCATTGAGCAGAGAGATATCCACAAAGACAATAATTCTTAACCAGGCCTGTATATCAGCATTGCCTGGGAAGGTGAAATACACTTAGTGGTGCTCCACCAGGGTAATTATGATTCATCAGGTCTGCAATGGGATGAAGAGTGTGTATTTTAACAAAGCTCTGTGGGAGATGCTAATATGCGTGCTCAGTTAAGACTCACTGCTCTAAGTAATAAATCTCAGTGGGGGCAGGAGTGATGAGCAATTGCCTTGGTGGGGGCAAGAAGGGGGTGTCCAAATGACCTGGGAACTTTTATCAAGCCAGCCTGAGCTACCAAGAATGGGCTCCAAATTGAGAATAACTATCCTGATTCTTCTGGGACAGCCAGGAGGGTGTCACAACCCTCCAGGCACATGAGGCACAACAAACAGTTGAGAGCCACTGTAAATATGGAG is a window encoding:
- the ADRA2A gene encoding alpha-2A adrenergic receptor; this translates as MFRQEQPLAEGSFAPMGSLQPDASNASWNGTEAPGGGARATPYSLQVTLTLVCLAGLLMLFTVFGNVLVIIAVFTSRALKAPQNLFLVSLASADILVATLVIPFSLANEVMGYWYFGKAWCEIYLALDVLFCTSSIVHLCAISLDRYWSITQAIEYNLKRTPRRIKAIIVTVWVISAVISFPPLISIEKKGGTGGQQPAEPRCEINDQKWYVISSCIGSFFAPCLIMILVYVRIYQIAKRRTRVPPSRRGPDAAAKLPGGAKRRPNGLGPERGVGPVGAEAESLPAQLNGAPGEPTPAGPRDADALDLEESSSSEHADRPPETRRSERGPRAKGKARAIQVKPGDSLPRRGPGATGPGAPAAGHGEERVGGAKASRWRGRQNREKRFTFVLAVVIGVFVACWFPFFFTYTLTAVGCSVPRTLFKFFFWFGYCNSSLNPVIYTIFNHDFRRAFKKILCRVDRKRIV